Sequence from the Aromatoleum petrolei genome:
TGTTTGGGCGGTACACGTCCTGCCAGAGCGTATGATCGGCGTGGGTGGTCATGCTCTTGTAGAAGTCCGCTGGCGTGAGTGCCATCACCACGGCCAGCATGTCGGAAAACTCGAGCCCCAACTCGTTCGCGCCAGTTCGCGCCGCGTGGGTCGTGCGCACCATACCCGCCTCGACCAAAGCTTTGACCACTGCCAGCTTGCAGTGCGGGGTTCGTTTCTCCATTGGCGGATACTAACCTAGTTGGTTATATTAGGCAAGTTGGTTAGCAAGGGGGTTTCGGCGGTTCCAGTTGAGCGGACGATGTTCTCCGTTTTCTGCGCCGACCCCAGTTTGCGCTTTTCGCTCGGGTGAAACTTCACTACATATCGTGCCGTTACCGGTGAAAGCTTCGGGTGGGAATCACGTGGCAGCGACGCGTGAATATGCGCGGTAATGTCGTAAACTTCGCCAAACTTCGATGATTACCGACGAATCTGACTTCGACATCGGACTCGCAATTACCAATATGCGCACGATCACGTAGGCGCCAGCGACGCTGGTTCTGCGCAGTTTCCGGAGACGACTTCGTAACGTCCCCCGTGTCTGACGTGCCGACTCCACCAAAGCGGCGGAGAGAACGTTGGAGGGCGGTGTAACGAGGACGGGAACGACTACACCTTCGATGCCTCTGCTTCGCACGAATCACAGCTCCATAGTGACCGGAGCGGGAGTGGGGGTGTACGTACTTCTACGCAGAACGTCACGAAACTTTGCGAATTTCTACCTGCATGCGTTCCGAATACCCTTCGGTATCGCGTACTGGTGGTCACTATGAAACTCCTGTCCCTGCTGCAGTCGACTATCGAGTCGCAATGGATCCGCGTCATACCGGTGAAACGGTTGATGACCGGTCTGATGTTGGCCCTCGCCGCCACAGGCGCAGAGGCGCAGGCCCCCACGTCAGGCGAGGCGACCTGGATATGCTGGTATACAAAGGGGTCGCATGTACACTGTCGCCTTGGACTCGAGGAGTCGGCAGCCCCCTCAAGCGCGGCGTCGTCCTCGACCCCCTCAGCCCAGTTTGGCACCGTACCGGAAGGCAGACGTCCACTTCCTGAACTTGTGCGCACAATCCTGTCCGATCCGGGAAAGCTTGCCGGACGGACCATCACAATTCCCCTGTTTACCGAATCTGATGATCGGGCGTTTGTGCGCGAACTCGCGGAAGCAGTAATGTGTGGTGCAAAAAAAGTGTGCAGCGTGCTGTTCGTCGATACGCCGACCGAGATCGCTTTGACCTTGGATATGCTTGAGGATCCGGCGCTCAACTGACGTTGAATCGCCTGCGCGGAAGCAAGGCGTGCCGGACCGACGCGAATCAGCGGCGAAGCCAAGCAGGGTCCGAAGTACCGTCCGCTAGCCCAGGCTCATCCTCAATCCTCTGGGCGCAAGCATTAATCAT
This genomic interval carries:
- a CDS encoding type II toxin-antitoxin system MqsR family toxin — encoded protein: MEKRTPHCKLAVVKALVEAGMVRTTHAARTGANELGLEFSDMLAVVMALTPADFYKSMTTHADHTLWQDVYRPNTRAGGRRVPEADSH